In Macrobrachium nipponense isolate FS-2020 chromosome 25, ASM1510439v2, whole genome shotgun sequence, one genomic interval encodes:
- the LOC135199053 gene encoding uncharacterized protein LOC135199053 produces MQSTEVLEKLKIICVEAKPQSIATEFRPLHKVKLSSLSLPEFEGIDGEWPSFWDVFESNVHSRPDLRDVDKFNYLKGCLKGEALALIKNILVTKENYLDAIDMLKKTYADPEKITSSLICQVAGLPKPSADLDSLCGFRAKLEQYVRGTERNKPNLDHCTWVLGPLVFQKLPGKVKEQIQKKDKNKDYSHRKPKPNQSSNRPGNQTKTQVSSYTPKTHDVTNLSISVTPGQPNKTARTQSCVFCDRPEHKAYQRDNYKTTQERISRLTTQNRCVKCTSPNHKTTDCLVKFHKCLSCKTGLHHSALCPDSSTEVSAVNYCGDNDSDKDLKSQTSGILPTSLMKVVCPPSGNTKELRSLFDSGAQRTFITQEAVEECKLERDNPVQLSISGFWDTKESREYSTVTVPVRSRIVTLADPNLSSSQIDQVKLLVGIDHYFDFIHSPQANGVNLIESSLGYLVAGKLPSIDTPISTHSVTVMRLAVHEPSKAALEIPLEMSDSKFAEDSIQQLWTLESVGIVDQGMSPEDKFVLEEFKNSINMVEGRYEIIKEQLTLGFIETVPEEDLKLTNVHYLPHLPVIKDSTTTPIRIVFDASARISRLLV; encoded by the exons ATGCAAAGCACTGAAGTTTTGGAGAAACTAAAAATCATTTGCGTGGAAGCCAAACCCCAGAGTATTGCAACAGAATTTAGACCATTGCATAAGGTTAAGTTGTCGTCTTTGTCACTACCAGAATTTGAAGGGATCGATGGAGAATGGCCCTCCTTTTGGGATGTTTTCGAGTCTAACGTTCACTCTCGTCCAGACTTGAGAGATGTTGACAAATTTAATTACCTGAAGGGATGTTTGAAGGGTGAAGCACTAGCTCTGATTAAAAATATCCTTGTCACGAAGGAAAACTATCTAGACGCCATTGACATGTTGAAGAAAACTTATGCTGATCCAGAGAAAATAACCTCATCTCTAATTTGTCAAGTAGCAGGCCTGCCTAAGCCTTCTGCAGATCTGGATTCACTATGTGGCTTCCGAGCTAAACTTGAACAATATGTTAGAGGCACAGAAAGAAACAAACCTAATTTGGATCACTGTACCTGGGTACTTGGTCCTTTAGTTTTCCAAAAACTACCTGGCAAGGTGAAAGAGCAAATCCAAAAGAA GGATAAGAATAAGGATTACTCCCATAGAAAACCCAAGCCTAACCAAAGTTCTAATAGACCAGGTAATCAGACCAAAACCCAGGTTAGTTCTTACACCCCAAAGACACATGATGTCACGAATCTGAGTATTTCTGTCACTCCGGGTCAGCCTAATAAGACAGCTAGAACTCAAAGTTGTGTATTCTGTGATAGACCAGAACATAAAGCCTACCAGCGTGACAATTACAAGACCACGCAAGAACGCATTTCAAGACTTACCACACAAAATCGTTGCGTGAAATGCACTTCACCTAACCATAAGACAACAGATTGTCTTGTAAAGTTCCACAAATGTCTGTCATGTAAAACTGGACTACACCATTCAGCATTGTGCCCTGATTCCTCAACTGAAGTCTCTGCTGTGAACTATTGTGGAGACAATGACAGTGACAAAGActtaaagtcacaaacaagtgGAATTCTCCCTACCTCCTTAATGAAAGTGGTGTGTCCGCCCTCTGGCAACACCAAGGAACTTAGATCACTGTTTGATTCTGGGGCGCAACGCACCTTCATCACACAAGAGGCAGTGGAAGAGTGTAAACTTGAACGAGACAATCCTGTCCAACTGAGCATCAGTGGGTTCTGGGATACCAAAGAATCTAGAGAATATAGTACGGTCACTGTACCTGTCAGG AGTCGGATTGTCACCCTAGCTGACCCTAACTTGTCAAGTAGTCAGATTGACCAGGTGAAACTGCTTGTAGGCATAGATCACTACTTTGACTTCATCCATTCTCCACAAGCAAATGGAGTGAACCTGATTGAGTCCTCCTTAGGATATCTGGTCGCTGGTAAACTGCCTAGTATTGACACCCCTATCAGTACCCATTCTGTAACTGTAATGAGACTGGCAGTTCATGAACCTTCCAAAGCTGCTCTAGAGATACCACTTGAGATGTCTGATAGCAAATTTGCTGAAGACTCCATCCAACAGCTTTGGACCCTTGAATCAGTCGGAATTGTTGATCAAGGTATGTCACCTGAAGATAAATTTGTActggaagaattcaagaattccaTCAATATGGTTGAAGGACGATATGAG ATCATCAAAGAACAACTGACTCTTGGCTTCATTGAAACAGTAC
- the LOC135199381 gene encoding zinc finger protein 665-like isoform X2 — protein MHLKSHVRNHIRKKPFKCNDCGKVFFHKGDFIKHERVHTGEKPFKCNDCGKVFSRKGDLNIHMSLHTGKKPFKCNNCGKAFSVKVHLQCHIRVHTGEKPFKCNDCEKAFYRKDHLEFHMMSHTGEKPFKCNDCGKAFSLKANLNIHMRVHTGEKPFKCNDCGKVFSQKCNLNIHMRVHTEEKPFKCNECGKAFPRKSDLNNHMRVHTGERPFKCNDCGKAFSLKSNLNNHMRVHTGERPFKCNDCGKAFSLKGDLNNHMRVHTGERPFKCNDCGKAFSLKGVLNNHMRVHTGEKPFKCNDCGKAFSRKGNLNIHMRFHTGERPFKCNDCGKAFHLKGNLNNHMRVHTGEKPFKCNDCGKTFPWKVDLNNHMRVHTGERPFKCNDCGKEFSWKGGLNIHMRVHTGGKRNISQREAI, from the coding sequence ATGCATCTTAAAAGTCATGTGAGGAATCACATAAGAAAGAAACCATTTAAATGCAATGATTGTGGGAAAGTATTTTTTCACAAAGGTGATTTTATCAAACATGAGAgggttcacactggagagaagccatttaaatgtaatgactgtggaAAAGTATTTTCTCGGAAAGGTGATCTTAACATTCATATGAGCCTTCACACAGGcaagaagccatttaaatgtaataactgtgggaaagcattttctgtGAAAGTTCATCTTCAATGTCATATAAGGGTTCACACTGGtgagaagccatttaaatgtaatgactgtgaGAAAGCATTTTATAGGAAAGATCATCTTGAGTTTCATATGATGAGtcacactggagagaaaccatttaaatgtaatgactgtgggaaagcattttctctgAAAGCTAATCTTAACATTCATATGAgggttcacactggagagaagccatttaaatgtaatgactgtgggaaagtaTTTTCTCAGAAATGTAATCTTAACATTCATATGAGGGTTCACACTGAAGAGaaaccatttaaatgtaatgaatgtgggaaagcatttcctCGGAAAAGTGATCTTAACAATCATATGAGGGTTCACACTGGTGAGAGGCCATTCAAATGTAATgattgtgggaaagcattttctctgAAAAGTAATCTTAACAATCATATGAGGGTTCACACTGGCGAGaggccatttaaatgtaatgattgtgggaaagcattttctttgAAAGGTGATCTTAACAATCATATGAGGGTTCACACTGGCGAGaggccatttaaatgtaatgattgtgggaaagcattttctttgAAAGGTGTTCTTAACAATCATATGAgggttcacactggagagaagccatttaaatgtaatgattgtgggaaagcattttctcggAAAGGTAATCTTAACATTCATATGAGGTTTCACACTGGCGAGaggccatttaaatgtaatgattgTGGGAAAGCATTTCATCTGAAAGGTAATCTTAACAATCATATGAgggttcacactggagagaagccatttaaatgtaatgattgTGGGAAAACATTTCCTTGGAAAGTTGATCTTAACAATCATATGAGGGTTCACACTGGCGAGaggccatttaaatgtaatgactgtggaAAAGAATTTTCTTGGAAAGGTGGTCTTAACATTCATATGAGGGTTCACACTGGAGGTAAGAGAAACATAAGCCAGAGAGAGGCTATTTAA